One genomic segment of Patescibacteria group bacterium includes these proteins:
- a CDS encoding anaerobic ribonucleoside-triphosphate reductase activating protein, which translates to MLIAGLQKMSLIDYPNKMTAIIFTVGCNFDCAYCHNKDLFKDKNIKDRLISEKEIFEFLNKRKNILEAVTITGGEPTLHKDLPDFINRIKKLGFLVKLDSNGTNPVMLKELVNKKLVDYAAVDIKAPFNNEKYKKIVQVDCSNFLKNISESVEFLLKDRIDFEFRTTLTKGLLTQGDIVDIVKKIKNNRIYYLQNFVFPEKQEFKNMDENGEVVYNKLKKLKPMENSDLEQLRNIIEKMGQKCEIRN; encoded by the coding sequence ATGCTGATCGCTGGTTTGCAAAAAATGTCTCTTATAGATTATCCAAATAAAATGACCGCTATAATTTTCACGGTCGGCTGTAATTTTGATTGCGCTTATTGCCATAATAAAGATTTGTTTAAAGATAAAAACATAAAAGATAGATTAATTTCAGAAAAAGAAATATTTGAATTTTTAAATAAAAGAAAAAATATTTTAGAAGCTGTTACAATTACGGGAGGCGAGCCGACTCTGCATAAAGATTTGCCGGATTTTATTAACAGAATTAAAAAACTTGGTTTTTTAGTGAAATTAGACAGCAATGGAACAAATCCCGTGATGTTAAAAGAGTTAGTCAATAAAAAATTAGTTGATTATGCCGCGGTAGATATCAAAGCGCCGTTTAATAATGAAAAATATAAAAAAATTGTTCAAGTTGATTGTTCTAATTTTTTAAAAAATATTTCAGAGAGTGTGGAATTTTTATTAAAAGACAGAATTGATTTTGAATTTCGCACAACATTAACTAAAGGACTATTGACACAAGGTGATATCGTAGACATTGTAAAAAAAATTAAAAATAACAGAATATATTATTTGCAGAATTTTGTTTTTCCTGAAAAGCAAGAATTTAAAAATATGGACGAGAATGGAGAAGTAGTGTATAATAAATTAAAAAAGTTAAAGCCGATGGAAAATAGCGATTTAGAACAATTAAGAAACATTATTGAAAAAATGGGACAAAAATGTGAAATTAGAAATTAA